The Fusobacterium pseudoperiodonticum DNA window AGATGGTAAAAAGGAAGGACTCTCAAAATCATATTATGAGAATGGAAATTTAGGAGGTGAAAGTAATTTTAAAGATGATAAATTAGAAGGACTCTCAAAGATATATTATGAGAATGGAAATTTATTAAGTGAAGCTAATTTTAAAGATGATAAATTTGAAGGACTCTTTAAATACTATTATGAGAATGGAAATTTAGAAAGTGAAATTAATTATAAAGATGGTAAAAAGGAAGGACTCTCAAAATCATATTATGAGAATGGAAATTTAGGAGGTGAAAGTAATTTTAAAGATGATAAATTTGAAGGACTCTCAAAATCATATTATGAGAATGGAAATTTATTAAGTGAAGCTAATTATAAAGATGGTAAACAAGAAGGACTTTCTAAAGAATATTATGAGAATGGAAATTTATTCGGTGAATTTAATTATAAAGATGGTAAATTAAATGGACTCACAAAATTATACTATGAGAATGGATATTTAATGTTTCAATATTATTATAAGGACGGTAAATAATTTATTAATTAAATTATTAAAAAGGAGTATAGAATGTCAATTTAAATTAATACTATGTATAAAAGTAGGGGATAAAATAATGAAAATAAAAATAAGAGATATGAAAGATAAAATAGAAATGAATGGTCTTATCTACTGCATAGGAGAAAATGGAGGATTCAGTGGAATTTTTGTAGAAAAAGAAGCTAATACAGGTAGTCAAATTATAGAAAGTTACAGCAATGGAAAGATTACAAAAAAATTAGAATACAAAAAAATTTCAACCAATAATGATAGTTATAAAATGTTTTTAGTAAAGAGTATGGTATATAGAAAAGGAGAGCTATTTCAAACAAAAGAATATAAATATGATAAATATGAAGATTCAAAAGTAAGTATCTCAGAAGAAAAAACTTTTCAAGATAATAATCAAAATAAAATAGGTATCAAAAAAATAATGTTTGAAAATGAAGTATTAGAAATAGGAAAGATTAATGAAAAGTATAATCCTACTGCTGTTAAAAAAATAGATGGAATTAAACCATTATGGACATTGTGGCTTTCTATGATGTTATGGTTCACTCAAAATCCTGAGTCATTTTTAATTACTTTTACTGATGGGAAACAATTGAAGTTAATTAATTCTAAAAATGTTGTAATAGAATCTAATTTCTCTGAAGAAAAAGGAAATATGATTTTAGGTATTGTTTTTGTAACAATTATTTTTTTGATAATATATTGGCTTATTCATACTATGACATATAGAAATAGCTATTACTATTAATAAATCTTATCTAAATAAGGGGTACTTCCTTTTAACTGATTTTTAAGCTATTCTTTGACCAAGTTAAGATAACTTTTTAAATAACTTAAATACTATATCGTACAGATAAATTTATAATTAATCTAAGTTAGTCAAAAGACAAGTATTGTCTATTATAAAAGCTATCGTACATTAACTATATGAGAACTTACTATACATTAAAATGATTTATTGCTAATATCATATATATACAAGTATTTTAAGAATGTTATAAAGAATGAATAATGATATAAAAGGTCAAATCTCTATCTTTAAAAAGCTTAAAAAAATATAATAATAATTTTAATAGAAACTCTAGTTATTACTGGGGTTTTTATTTTTATAATACCAAAAAGTATCAATATATACTTTATAGTTTAA harbors:
- a CDS encoding toxin-antitoxin system YwqK family antitoxin yields the protein MKKIKVLFMLIFILLFASCGKPREVNITNMEIRESIAYVKGETKAFTGIIKSYYDNGALKEDTPYKDGKANGIGKRYYPNGNLEREINYKDGKKEGLSKSYYENGNLGGESNFKDDKLEGLSKIYYENGNLLSEANFKDDKFEGLFKYYYENGNLESEINYKDGKKEGLSKSYYENGNLGGESNFKDDKFEGLSKSYYENGNLLSEANYKDGKQEGLSKEYYENGNLFGEFNYKDGKLNGLTKLYYENGYLMFQYYYKDGK